In Artemia franciscana chromosome 4, ASM3288406v1, whole genome shotgun sequence, a single window of DNA contains:
- the LOC136026639 gene encoding cytochrome P450 307a1-like, protein MLTTTTALLAAATVVAVMVLAVVRKVRRSRLEDLDCESNGKILKQPPGPRPLPIIGNLHLLGSHEVPFEAFLDIGKTYGDIYSLTLGTTPCVIVNSFPLIKEVLIQKGASFGGRPNFIRYHQLFGGDRDNSLALCDWSEVQKARRQLARQYCHPRPTSIQFESLSTVVQTECTSLVEELSKHTNQPVDIKPWILCMCANVFSYYMCSERFGYNDVTFNKVVRLFDQIFWDINQGYAVDFLPWLEPFYRKHLSDLASWAKFIRDFILEKIINEHRETLDRENMRDFTDELLAYLEDQKNDPNCKDSLNWEHILYELEDFLGGHSAVGNLLMRAYGELCLTPDVAEKMYEEMQRVTGGQQVTLEAREKMPYTDAVLLETLRMSSSPIVPHVATEDTTVGGFRVKEGTMIFLNNYELNTSDKVWTDPKVFNPSRFLKNGKISKPESFIPFSTGKRACMGYRLVYNVGFMGLATMVQNFKFTAADNVCLPKACVAVPPDTFRMVLTPRS, encoded by the exons ATGTTGACAACAACGACAGCACTCTTGGCGGCAGCTACTGTAGTTGCAGTCATGGTACTTGCCGTTGTACGCAAAGTTCGAAGATCTAGATTAGAGGATCTTGACTGTGAAAGCAATGGAAAGATATTAAAGCAACCTCCTGGGCCTAGACCTCTACCAATTATTGGAAACTTACACCTCCTTGGCAGTCATGAGGTGCCGTTCGAAGCTTTCCTCGATATCGGAAAGACATACGGAGACATctacagtttgactcttggAACTACCCCTTGTGTCATTGTCAACAGCTTCCCTCTTATTAAAGAGGTTTTGATTCAAAAAGGTGCCAGTTTCGGAGGACGACCCAACTTTATTCGCTATCATCAACTTTTTGGAGGAGATAGAGACAATT ctttggCACTTTGTGACTGGTCAGAAGTTCAAAAAGCCAGACGTCAACTCGCTCGTCAATATTGTCATCCAAGACCAACTTCAATCCAGTTCGAGTCCCTTAGTACAGTCGTTCAAACCGAATGCACATCCCTGGTTGAGGAGCTTTCAAAGCACACAAACCAACCAGTTGATATCAAGCCATGGATTTTATGCATGTGTGCTAATGTCTTTAGCTATTACATGTGCTCCGAGAGATTCGGTTATAACGATGTCACTTTCAACAAGGTTGTCCGTCTTTTTGACCAAATCTTTTGGGATATTAACCAAGGGTATGCTGTTGATTTCCTACCCTGGCTTGAACCATTCTATAGAAAACATCTCTCAGACCTTGCTAGCTGGGCAAAGTTTATCCGGGACTTTATTCTTGAGAAAATCATTAACGAGCATAGAGAAACACTTGATCGTGAAAATATGCGTGACTTTACAGACGAACTACTAGCTTATTTAGAAGATCAGAAGAACGATCCAAACTGCAAGGATTCCCTTAATTGGGAACATATTTTATATGAACTGGAAGATTTTTTAGGTGGTCATTCTGCTGTTGGCAATCTCTTGATGAGAGCTTATGGAGAACTTTGCCTTACACCTGACGTAGCAGAAAAAATGTATGAAGAAATGCAAAGAGTTACTGGTGGACAGCAAGTGACGCTTGAAGCCAGAGAAAAGATGCCCTATACTGACGCAGTGCTGTTGGAGACACTTCGCATGTCCTCTTCACCTATCGTACCACACGTAGCAACAGAAGATACAACAGTTGGAG GTTTCAGAGTTAAAGAGGGCACTATGATCTTCCTCAACAACTATGAGCTGAACACAAGCGACAAAGTGTGGACAGATCCGAAGGTGTTTAATCCTTCAAgatttctaaaaaatggaaaaatttctaAACCGGAAAGTTTCATACCATTTAGTACCGGCAAAAGAGCTTGTATGGGATACCGCCTTGTATATAATGTTGGTTTTATGGGGTTAGCTACAAtggttcaaaattttaaatttaccgCTGCAGATAATGTTTGCCTGCCGAAGGCGTGTGTTGCAGTACCACCTGATACTTTTCGAATGGTTCTAACCccaagaagttaa